Proteins encoded by one window of Microplitis mediator isolate UGA2020A chromosome 1, iyMicMedi2.1, whole genome shotgun sequence:
- the LOC130665923 gene encoding putative odorant receptor 98b, producing MEISSNNELPPCEQFFNPELSLFKLIGFGILERAFIKNNDKIYVKIFEIFLILSGFMIMIILVFSEFRTLNKYFFSDLTKTGEVIAMIFGSTIILTKLFRFWISRTDLILILKEFDNLWEINVRKRLDLKDKVIKIIDASKPIRYCYFIAGGSLITSYGVRPYFLMLRYFLKQSENKTIDLTETVYPIIYPIPSGTWSGWLSCVTYEQGIIFFGIIYWIACDTLFILLTSHICIHFMIISNDLNKLHDNNLKNNNESFKLIGDLSRRHQKMFVLCQKIETLYSPIVLLTVLFNGVDLCFCIFTLDKELSEGHWVTVARSVTHALTLFIQILIYCEFSHVATQEISRVGEAIYNSSWIYFDKKIKKMLLTIMMRASKEYKFSTYGILILDREQFSNIVKTTMSYFTMLRSFS from the exons atggaaATATCAAGCAATAATGAATTACCACCATGcgaacaatttttcaatcccgaattatcgttatttaaattaatcggCTTCGGGATACTTGAAAGAgcgtttataaaaaataacgataaaatttatgttaaaattttcgaaatatttttgattttatccggttttatgataatgattattttaGTGTTCAGTGAATTTCGCAcgctaaataaatattttttcagtgaTTTAACAAAAACGGGTGAAGTTATAGCAATGATATTTGGCTCAactataattttaacaaaa ttatttagaTTTTGGATATCTAGAACagacttaattttaatattaaaagaatttgATAATTTGTGGGAAATAAATGTCAGAAAACGATTGGATTTGAAagataaagttattaaaataattgatgcaTCTAAACCTATtcgttattgttattttattgccGGTGGATCGCTAATCACAAGCTACGGAGTGCGTCCTTACTT cCTAATGTTACGTTATTTTCTAAAACAATCTGAAAATAAGACAATAGATCTAACAGAAACGGTTTATCCAATTATTTACCCGATACCATCAGGGACATGGTCAGGTTGGCTCTCATGCGTGACATACGAAcaaggaataattttttttggtataatATATTGGATTGCTTGTGACACACTATTTATTCTACTTACTTCTCACATTTGCATTCactttatg ATTATATCCAACGATTTAAACAAGTTACACGATAATAACCTTAAAAACAACAACGAGAGCTTTAAATTGATAGGAGACCTATCACGACGACATCAGAAAATGTTTGT ATTATGTCAAAAAATCGAAACTTTGTACAGTCCAATCGTCTTACTAACTGTATTATTCAATGGCGTCGATTTATGTTTTTGTATCTTTACACTAGACAAa GAACTATCAGAAGGACATTGGGTGACAGTTGCAAGAAGTGTGACACATGCATTGACATTATTCATTCAAATTCTTATTTACTGTGAATTTTCTCATGTCGCTACACAAGaa ATCAGTAGGGTAGGAGAAGCGATTTATAATTCTTCATGGAtctattttgataaaaaaatcaagaaaatgttattaacaataatgatgCGTGCTAGTAAAgagtataaattttcaacataCGGTATATTAATCCTCGATCGTGAACAATTCTCAAAC attgtTAAAACAACGATGAGTTATTTTACGATGTTAAGAAGTTTTTCATAA